A genomic stretch from Buchnera aphidicola BCc includes:
- the nuoG gene encoding NADH-quinone oxidoreductase subunit NuoG — MVKIFIDGKIFFVKSSYNLLQACLSKGFNVPFFCWHPALGSIGACRQCAVKVYQNKEDDVGSIVMSCMSVVQKNMRISLIDSDVKKFQKDIIELMMLNHPHDCPVCAEGGSCHLQDMTVLNKHHIRRYIFKKRIFKNQYLGPLISHNMNRCITCYRCIRYYKDYSGGKDFGVYGSNNKIYFGRLEDGFLESEYSGNLIDICPTGVFTDKTNINNFHRKWDLQYTPSICHNCSIGCNISIGERLGKVCRIDNRYNLSINKYFLCDLGRFGYNYINYNKVYQPFEKKNNIIKFLKYSKIISLIINIFRNSSNKILGIGSDRASIESNTLLCQLVGEKNFSNGMLPQLNQCISIITKILKSNEFIIPSISEIKNYDVILIISEDITQTASLAALAVRQAINGFHSFILKDTSIPSWNSNAIKNILQNKKNYLFIIQGDKSKLDDISNINYYGSIEEQLQFCLLLLDRINNSSNLFSYQNHKICKKIKFIAKILCQAKKPLIISGTSYNNLNILKISCNIARSLKKRGLPVGLMLFPPAANSIGISLIPSISLDSMFNIINSNKVDILIILENNLHKLYEATVINKIFEKVNKIIVLDHYNTKIVNKSDFFLPTTNFAESSGNILNYEGRLQRFFKVYNPNFYKKKIYKLEGWRWIYAILNNIKSFKLIQSISIDKIIKFCSKKNSYFKYLKNSSPSAKFRINNQKIARSSLRYSGRTAMFADINMHEPKSPIDVDSMFSFSIEGSQQTEKSFSFSPFLWSPNWNSQQSLYKLSIQSKNQFFLYNEGILIFKKYKEKHLSNFFIKKNILNKKISVNSFKIIPYYKLLGSEEISHNYFVNILKIKFFYAVLNRTDAKKMNIYNNDILQFQINDNIFKFPVKLSSYINSCHIGLPVGIGNIPMIFLNKIAIKLMKYNI; from the coding sequence ATGGTAAAAATTTTTATTGATGGAAAAATTTTTTTTGTTAAATCGTCATATAATTTGTTACAAGCTTGTTTATCTAAAGGCTTTAATGTACCTTTTTTTTGCTGGCACCCAGCTTTAGGAAGTATAGGTGCATGTAGACAATGTGCGGTTAAAGTATATCAAAATAAGGAAGATGATGTAGGTTCTATTGTAATGTCTTGTATGTCTGTTGTTCAAAAAAATATGCGAATTTCATTAATAGATTCAGATGTAAAAAAATTTCAAAAAGATATAATTGAACTAATGATGTTAAATCATCCTCATGATTGTCCTGTTTGTGCTGAAGGAGGAAGTTGTCATTTACAAGATATGACAGTTTTAAATAAACATCATATACGCCGTTATATATTTAAGAAACGTATCTTTAAGAATCAATATTTAGGTCCATTAATATCACATAATATGAATAGGTGTATTACATGTTATCGTTGTATAAGATATTATAAAGATTATTCAGGAGGAAAAGATTTTGGAGTATATGGATCAAATAATAAAATTTATTTTGGTCGATTAGAAGACGGATTTTTAGAAAGTGAATATTCAGGAAATTTAATTGATATTTGTCCTACAGGCGTATTTACTGATAAAACAAATATTAATAATTTTCATCGAAAATGGGATTTACAATATACTCCAAGTATTTGTCATAATTGTAGTATCGGTTGTAATATTAGCATTGGTGAACGTTTGGGAAAAGTGTGTCGTATAGATAATAGATATAATTTATCTATAAATAAGTATTTTTTATGCGATTTAGGACGTTTTGGTTATAATTATATAAATTATAATAAAGTATATCAACCATTTGAAAAAAAAAACAATATAATAAAATTTCTTAAATATTCTAAGATTATTTCTTTGATTATTAATATTTTTCGAAATTCTTCTAATAAAATATTAGGTATCGGCTCTGATAGAGCAAGTATTGAAAGTAATACACTGTTATGTCAATTAGTAGGAGAAAAAAATTTTTCTAATGGTATGTTACCACAATTAAATCAATGTATCAGTATTATTACAAAAATATTAAAGAGTAATGAATTTATTATTCCATCTATTTCAGAAATTAAAAATTATGATGTTATTTTAATTATTAGTGAAGATATTACTCAAACAGCATCTTTAGCAGCTTTAGCAGTTAGACAAGCAATTAATGGTTTTCATTCTTTTATTTTAAAAGATACAAGTATTCCTAGTTGGAATAGCAATGCAATAAAAAATATTTTACAAAATAAAAAAAATTATTTATTTATTATTCAAGGTGATAAATCTAAATTGGATGATATTTCTAATATTAATTATTATGGATCAATTGAAGAACAGTTACAATTTTGTTTGTTATTATTAGATAGAATAAATAACTCTTCAAATTTATTTTCTTATCAAAATCATAAAATATGTAAGAAAATTAAATTTATAGCAAAAATATTATGTCAAGCGAAAAAACCATTAATTATTTCTGGTACTTCATATAATAATCTTAATATATTGAAGATATCGTGTAATATTGCTAGATCTTTAAAAAAAAGAGGTTTGCCTGTCGGTTTAATGTTATTTCCACCAGCAGCTAATAGTATTGGTATATCTCTTATACCAAGTATTTCTTTAGATTCTATGTTTAATATTATAAATTCAAATAAAGTTGATATATTAATTATATTAGAAAATAATTTACATAAATTATATGAAGCAACCGTAATTAATAAAATTTTTGAAAAAGTAAATAAAATTATTGTACTAGATCATTATAATACTAAAATAGTTAATAAATCAGATTTTTTTTTGCCTACGACAAATTTTGCTGAAAGTTCAGGAAATATTTTAAATTATGAAGGTCGATTACAAAGATTTTTTAAAGTATATAATCCGAATTTTTATAAAAAAAAGATTTATAAATTAGAAGGTTGGAGATGGATTTATGCAATTTTAAATAATATTAAATCATTTAAATTAATTCAATCTATTTCTATAGATAAAATAATTAAATTTTGTTCTAAAAAAAATTCTTATTTTAAATATTTAAAAAATTCTTCTCCTTCTGCAAAATTTAGAATTAATAATCAAAAAATTGCTAGATCTTCTCTTCGATACAGTGGTCGAACTGCAATGTTTGCAGATATAAATATGCATGAACCTAAATCACCTATTGATGTAGATAGTATGTTTTCTTTTTCAATAGAAGGTTCTCAACAAACTGAGAAAAGTTTTTCTTTTTCTCCATTTTTATGGTCACCTAATTGGAATTCTCAACAATCATTATATAAATTATCTATACAATCAAAAAATCAGTTTTTTTTATATAATGAAGGTATTTTAATTTTTAAAAAATATAAAGAAAAACATCTTTCAAATTTTTTTATTAAAAAGAATATTTTAAATAAAAAAATTTCTGTGAATTCTTTTAAAATAATTCCTTATTATAAATTATTAGGTAGTGAAGAAATAAGTCATAATTATTTCGTAAATATTTTAAAAATAAAGTTTTTTTATGCAGTATTAAATCGTACTGATGCTAAGAAAATGAATATATATAATAATGATATATTACAATTTCAAATAAATGATAATATATTTAAATTTCCAGTAAAATTATCTAGTTATATAAATTCATGTCATATTGGTTTACCTGTTGGTATTGGTAATATACCGATGATTTTTTTAAATAAAATTGCTATAAAATTAATGAAATATAATATATAA
- a CDS encoding NADH-quinone oxidoreductase subunit J produces MAISFWLFSFLAVFFSILIMISINLIYSLIYLILLIFSIASIFCVLGLSFIGVLEVIIYAGAITVLFILIAILMRPKRFSRNFFFNNLKNFFYFSSLFFTILIFFIFFIQINSNKDKFFFYKKFLIQDICLCLFNKYLFLIEFSSLLLLSSVLLVCFFLRK; encoded by the coding sequence ATGGCAATCTCTTTTTGGTTATTTTCATTTTTAGCAGTTTTTTTTTCTATTTTAATAATGATTAGTATAAATTTAATTTATTCTTTAATATATTTAATATTATTAATATTTTCTATTGCTAGTATTTTTTGTGTATTAGGTCTTTCATTTATAGGTGTATTAGAGGTTATTATTTATGCTGGAGCGATTACGGTTTTGTTTATTTTAATAGCAATTTTAATGCGACCTAAAAGATTTAGTAGGAATTTTTTTTTTAATAATTTAAAAAATTTTTTTTATTTTTCTTCTCTTTTTTTTACTATATTAATTTTTTTTATATTTTTTATACAAATTAATAGTAATAAAGATAAATTTTTCTTTTATAAAAAATTTTTAATTCAAGATATTTGTTTATGTTTATTTAATAAATATTTGTTTTTAATAGAATTTTCTTCATTATTATTATTATCTTCTGTATTATTAGTTTGTTTTTTTTTAAGAAAATAA
- the nuoI gene encoding NADH-quinone oxidoreductase subunit NuoI: MNMKNIFLGFLSQIRSILMIFSNIFSFRETRLYPDEPLNLSLRYRGRIILTRNSNGSERCVACNLCSAVCPVNCISLKKSEEKNGRWYAKSFQINLSRCIFCGLCEEACPTMAIQLTPDIELSEFKRKELLYKKKNLLFSGPGKFSKYDFYSISGVNTTYDLKKNLSKKISNCVDVTDLLP, from the coding sequence ATGAATATGAAAAATATATTTCTTGGTTTTTTAAGTCAAATTCGTAGTATATTAATGATTTTTAGCAACATTTTTTCTTTTCGTGAAACTCGTTTATATCCTGATGAACCTTTAAATTTATCATTAAGATATCGTGGTCGCATTATTTTAACTCGTAATTCAAATGGTTCCGAACGTTGTGTTGCATGCAATCTTTGTTCCGCGGTATGCCCGGTAAATTGTATTTCATTAAAAAAATCAGAAGAAAAGAATGGTCGTTGGTATGCTAAATCTTTTCAAATAAATTTGTCTAGATGTATTTTTTGTGGATTATGTGAGGAAGCTTGTCCAACTATGGCGATACAATTGACTCCTGATATAGAATTAAGTGAATTTAAAAGAAAAGAATTGTTATATAAAAAAAAAAATTTACTATTTTCTGGTCCGGGAAAATTTTCAAAATATGATTTTTATTCTATTTCAGGGGTTAATACAACGTATGATTTAAAAAAAAATCTTTCAAAAAAAATATCAAATTGTGTTGATGTAACTGATTTATTACCATAA
- the nuoH gene encoding NADH-quinone oxidoreductase subunit NuoH, whose amino-acid sequence MKEKIFFVIKFLFFIIFGASFLSVIERRILGILQNRYGPNRVGWQGCMQLFADMIKLIFKEDWIPPFSEKILFITAPIISFISLLLVFSIIPITSKCFIINLDIGILFFIMMSSLSVYGVLLAGWSSNNKYALLGSIRSVAQMLSYEIFLGLSAMGAVMQCGSFNLIDIVYSQKKIWNIFPQFFGFILFFIAGIAVCHRHPFDHLSLTELADGYHIEYSGMKFGMFFIAEYISIITVSSLIVCLFFGGWLGPFFSPLFWFLLKTLFFIFLFILFRASLPRPKYEHVMLFAWKFFFPLSLLNIIYTSFKILLK is encoded by the coding sequence ATGAAAGAGAAAATTTTTTTTGTTATTAAATTTTTATTTTTTATTATTTTTGGTGCGAGTTTTTTAAGTGTAATAGAACGTAGAATATTAGGAATATTACAAAATCGATATGGTCCTAATAGAGTAGGTTGGCAAGGTTGTATGCAATTATTTGCAGATATGATAAAATTAATATTTAAAGAAGATTGGATACCTCCTTTTAGTGAAAAAATTTTATTTATTACTGCTCCTATTATTTCTTTTATTTCTCTTTTATTAGTATTTTCTATTATTCCTATTACTTCAAAGTGTTTTATTATAAATTTAGATATTGGAATTTTATTTTTTATAATGATGTCTTCATTATCAGTGTACGGGGTTTTATTAGCAGGATGGTCAAGTAACAATAAATATGCTTTATTAGGATCTATTAGATCTGTCGCTCAAATGTTAAGTTATGAAATTTTTTTAGGATTATCAGCAATGGGTGCTGTTATGCAATGCGGATCTTTTAATTTAATTGATATTGTATATTCTCAAAAAAAAATTTGGAATATTTTTCCTCAATTTTTTGGTTTTATTTTATTTTTTATTGCTGGTATTGCTGTTTGTCATAGACATCCATTTGATCACCTGAGTCTGACAGAATTAGCAGATGGATATCATATTGAATATTCAGGAATGAAATTTGGAATGTTTTTTATTGCTGAATATATTTCAATTATTACTGTTTCATCATTAATTGTATGTTTATTTTTTGGTGGTTGGTTAGGTCCTTTTTTTTCTCCTCTTTTTTGGTTCTTATTAAAAACTTTATTTTTTATTTTTTTATTTATTTTGTTTCGAGCTTCATTACCTAGACCAAAATATGAACATGTTATGTTATTTGCATGGAAATTTTTTTTTCCTTTATCATTATTAAATATAATTTATACATCTTTTAAAATTTTATTAAAATAG
- the nuoK gene encoding NADH-quinone oxidoreductase subunit NuoK: protein MLSLNYGFTISIILFFIGIISLLIHKNLIFILVSLEVLINSIILGFILIGKYWKQIDCCVLYIFIVTIATVEVSVMLAIFLRIYQRYHTLDIYKLREISK, encoded by the coding sequence ATGTTGTCATTAAATTATGGATTTACCATATCAATTATTTTATTTTTTATAGGTATTATTTCTTTATTAATACATAAAAATTTAATATTTATATTAGTTAGTTTAGAAGTATTAATAAATTCGATTATATTAGGATTTATATTAATAGGAAAATATTGGAAACAAATTGATTGTTGCGTTTTATATATTTTCATTGTTACCATAGCTACAGTAGAAGTTAGTGTAATGCTAGCAATTTTTTTAAGAATATATCAACGTTATCATACATTAGATATATATAAATTAAGAGAGATTTCTAAATGA
- the nuoF gene encoding NADH-quinone oxidoreductase subunit NuoF, producing the protein MIYMLKTSETHPLTWRIDKYSSNKSIGIHEYCHTGGYQSLKKSLKKLCPEDIILLIKESGLRGRGGAGFPTGIKWNLMLKSNIKEKIRYLICNADEMEPGTYKDRFLMERLPHQLIEGIIICAFTLHISCAYIFLRGDYYVAEKILNKSIDEAYQLGYLGKNILNSGFNFNLFLHTGAGRYICGEETALINSLEGLRANPRFKPPFPANYGLWGKPTCINNVETLSNIPAIIQHGSEWYKNLSKGKDSGTKLLGFSGKVKNPGLWELPLGITAREVLEDYAGGMKKNLFLKAWQPGGAGTDILSHKDIDIKMDFTSFQEIGSRLGTGISMAIDNNINIISLLINIEIFFSRESCGFCTPCREGLPWIVKLLKNLEKKNGKKEDIKILDELCISLGPGKTFCAHAPGAISPLKSALKLFRNEFENSIYKNKKNINIVSL; encoded by the coding sequence ATGATATATATGTTAAAAACATCTGAAACTCATCCTTTAACATGGAGAATAGATAAATATTCTTCTAATAAATCTATTGGAATACATGAGTACTGTCACACTGGCGGTTATCAATCTTTAAAAAAATCTTTAAAAAAATTATGTCCAGAAGATATAATATTATTAATTAAAGAATCAGGTTTAAGAGGAAGAGGAGGAGCTGGATTTCCTACCGGAATAAAATGGAATTTAATGTTAAAAAGTAATATTAAAGAAAAAATAAGATACTTAATTTGTAATGCGGATGAAATGGAGCCTGGAACATATAAAGATAGATTTTTAATGGAAAGATTACCACATCAATTAATTGAAGGTATTATTATATGTGCTTTTACATTACATATTAGTTGTGCTTACATTTTTTTACGTGGTGATTATTATGTAGCAGAAAAAATTTTAAATAAATCAATTGATGAAGCATATCAATTAGGTTATTTAGGAAAAAATATATTAAATAGTGGATTTAATTTTAATTTGTTTCTACATACAGGAGCTGGTCGTTATATTTGTGGTGAAGAAACAGCTTTAATTAATTCATTAGAAGGATTAAGAGCTAATCCACGATTTAAACCACCATTTCCTGCTAATTATGGTCTTTGGGGTAAACCTACATGTATTAATAATGTTGAAACATTATCAAATATTCCTGCAATTATTCAACATGGTTCAGAATGGTATAAGAATTTATCTAAAGGAAAAGATTCTGGAACTAAATTATTAGGATTTTCAGGTAAAGTAAAAAATCCTGGTTTATGGGAGTTACCATTAGGAATTACTGCAAGAGAAGTATTAGAAGATTATGCTGGAGGAATGAAAAAAAATTTATTTTTAAAAGCTTGGCAACCAGGTGGTGCTGGAACTGATATATTATCACATAAAGATATTGATATAAAAATGGATTTTACTAGTTTTCAAGAAATAGGTAGTCGATTAGGAACTGGAATTTCTATGGCGATTGATAATAATATCAATATTATTTCTTTACTTATTAATATTGAAATTTTTTTTTCTCGAGAATCATGTGGATTTTGTACTCCGTGTCGAGAAGGATTACCATGGATTGTTAAGTTATTAAAAAATTTAGAAAAAAAAAATGGAAAAAAAGAAGATATTAAAATATTAGATGAATTGTGTATATCTTTAGGTCCTGGAAAAACTTTTTGTGCTCATGCTCCAGGAGCAATATCTCCATTAAAAAGTGCTTTAAAATTATTTCGTAATGAGTTTGAAAATAGCATTTATAAAAATAAAAAAAATATAAATATTGTTTCTTTATAA